GATGTAACATAGAttgtcaaagaaaaaaaaacaaataaaaattgtgaTTAGTTAGGATACAGCTACACTTATAGTTTCTTTTCATTGTGtcttttgttgataaaataCAGATGCCAATGAAGTATTTTCAAAAGTTGTGGAAAAAACATAAACTTTACATTCATAATAATttgtgaaacaaaaaaaaaagactcaGATCGTACACAAGACACCAATCTCATGCCTCATATGAGTCACACGCACTTCAAATAATACAACTAAAATTACGTAAGCTCTTACATCATAACCAtcaaatgataattttttagtCTTCATCGCTCTTATAAAGGATAAGGACACCGCAGAGGGAAAACCACAAAACCAAGAGAACCATTTTTCATTTGCCTCTTGGTAGCCATGGTTCTCCAAACAAACAATATTCCTCACTTTGTATTATTCCCCATGATGGCTCAAGGTCACATCATCCCCATGATGGACATTGCAAGAATATTGGCACAGCGTGGTGTGATCATCACCGTATTCACAACCCCAAAAAATGCATCACGTTTCAATTCGGTCATATCTCGAGCTGTTTCATCAGGCCTCAAAATCCGTTTAGTACAACTAAATTTTCCATCAAAAGAAGCAGGACTACGCGAAGGGTGTGAGAATTTGGACATGGTCTCATCAAATGATATGTCCAAAATTTTCCAAGTCATCCACATGCTCCAAAAGCCAGCAGAGGAGTTCTTTCAGACACTTACCCCTAAACCAAGTTGCATAATCTCTGACTTCTGCATCGCTTGGACCCTTCAATTAGCTGAAAAGTATCACATTCCAAGGGTTTCTTTCCACGGATTTTCTTGCTTTTGCCTCCACTGCCGGTACGTGATACATACTTCAGATTTTTGTAGAAGCATCACCTCAGAATCCAAATATTTCACTATTCCCGGCATACCCGACAAAATTCAAGTTACCAAAGAGCAGTTACCAGGATCACTTGCCACTGATTTGGATGACTTTAAAGACCAGGTGCGTGATGCTGAAAAAAAGTCTTATGGGGTTATCGTAAATACTTTTGAAGAGTTGGAGAAGGCATATGTGAGGGATTTCAAGaaggttaaaaataataaggCGTGGTTCATTGGTCCAGTTTCGTTATGTAACAAAGATGGTTTGGATAAGGCTCAAAGAGGCAAACAGGCCTCAATTAATGAGAACCATTGCTTGAAGTGGCTAGATGTTCAGCAAGCCAAGTCTGTGGTCTATGTTTGTTTTGGAAGCATATGCAACTTGATTCCTTCACAGCTTGTGGAGTTGGCCTTGGCCTTGGAAGATACAAAAAGGCCATTCGTATGGGTTATTAGGGAGGGAAGCCAGTTGCAAGAACTGGAAAAGTGGTTCTCTGAAGAAGGGTTTGAGGAAAGGACAAAAGGGAGAGGCCTTATAATTGGAGGTTGGGCACCACAAGTAATGATATTATCACACCCTTCCATTGGAGGATTCTTAACACACTGCGGTTGGAATTCAACACTTGAAGGGATATGTGCTGGAGTGCCACTTGTTACCTGGCCTCTGTTTGGTGATCAGTTTTTAAACGAAAAGCTTGTTAGTGATGTGTTGAGGATTGGGGTGAGCGTTGGGGCAGAGGTTCCATTGAAGTggggagaagaagagaagagaggtGTGATGGTGAAGAAGGATGATATTAAGAGGGCAATATGCATGGTgatggatgatgatgaagaaggcaaagagagaagagaaagggtaTGCAAATTGAGCGAAATGGGAAAGAGAGCTGTTGAAGAAGGAGGCTCTTCTCATCTTGATGTCACTTTACTTATCCAAGACATCATGCAACAAACAAATACCAAAGAGGATGAAAATTTGAGTGACGTTTGAAGATTCTCGATTCTCATGTTGACGTattcctttcatttttttttagtttatattgttggaaatccaagtttttttagtttatatagtTGGATATCCAAGTTTTATAGTGTATAAAACATgactattatataaaaattaaagatttattaACTTATTATCTTAACGTTTTGAGTAAagaatagtattaatattttatatgattaaattaagATATGGTTagtgtttgtaatttttagtgaattttttttaagagaccCATATCTTTATTTGGAAGGTCTTTCATACAAAGTACTATGATTCGAATATTAgtactattttaaatatcaaataaatattatagcattttcagttcttatttttaagaaatataaagtGGTCCATTAAGtcattatttttatccttttaacaTTAGATTATGGAGcagttattaattttatttaaacgtaaagttcatttattttaaacctGTGATGGCCAAATTTTATATAAGGAAATGAGTTACTCTCAATTTTGATCACTAAGCCTACTCCTCTATTTAGAAAACACATCATCGAGTTTGAGTGAGTTAAGGTTTAAAAAAACAAAGCTGACTGTGTTTGGATTACGAAATTGCAAGACAGGAGGTACAcacattattcttttttttttttcttccgcTGTTTTTGATCTGAATGTGTGACTATGATgttaatataacatgtttaggtCAATTTTATACTCTCCTATTTTATCATCGAAATTTTTATGGTTATAACAGAGAGAGTGAGAACATTCAATAGAGGGAATCATTTTGATATCTAAAAAAccatgaataaaaatattatatttaattaagttatttaatttaaatatataaataacaaatagaTTGCAAAAGTGGGAATAAAATATGTGTCTAGTGGTTGAGATGATGGTCCTTTGATTTGTCTTTGTCCTATGACAACCTGTATAGGTCCATGCGCTCtaattgtttgttttattgtGTTACTTTCCGTGAATCTACATTTTagttagaaaaatgtttttttaataatatttttataacttttcttGCTCACGTAATCACGTGTGAATGttctgttttaaatatttgttaaaaataaatttaaataaattaataaaatagttacacattattattaaaaagttgttaatatattattatctttttaagtattagttatatttttatcttatgatttgtttacttttattttctttaatttcgaTTTGATTATGTTAATTAACTGTGATAGGTTTAGATAGTCACTGAAAAACTATTACTATTCAATAATTTTTCAGTAACATATTCAGAACTTTACAACACTAATTCAATTTAGACAGAGTATCAAATTGTATTAACTCTTAAAACTTATAAGGAACTAAACTgtcttaatttgaaaattaacatatcaatttaaacaattaatttaaagctaaataagataaataaataatgtcaCAAAACGTAGTTATTCCTTTACTTTAAAGTGCATGCATACTGCACGTTAAATGTTTTCTTCGTCAATCATATAATAGTCTGAAGATTTTATTTACggaatatatattatgaaagtATAAGGGGGGAAAGTTAATACATACactatttaaattatactt
This sequence is a window from Vigna angularis cultivar LongXiaoDou No.4 chromosome 2, ASM1680809v1, whole genome shotgun sequence. Protein-coding genes within it:
- the LOC108322395 gene encoding UDP-glycosyltransferase 73C1-like (The RefSeq protein has 4 substitutions, 3 frameshifts, 1 non-frameshifting indel compared to this genomic sequence); its protein translation is MVLQTNNVPHFVLFPMMAQGHIIPMMDIARILAQRGVIITVFTTPKNASRFNSVISRAVSSGLKIRLVQLNFPSKEAGLREGCENLDMVSSNDMSKIFQVIHMPQKPAEEFFQTLTPKPSCIISDFCIAWTLQLAEKYHIPRVSFHGFSCFCLHCRYVIHTSDFCRSITSESKYFTIPGIPDKIQVTKEQLPGSLATDLDDFKDQVRDAEKKSYGVIVNTFWRVGEGICEGFSRRLKNNKAWFIGPVSLCNKDGLDKAQRGKQASINENHCLKWLDVQQAKSVVYVCFGSICNLIPSQLVELALALEDTKRPFVWVIREGSQLQELEKWFSEEGFEERTKGRGLIIGGWAPQVMILSHPSIGGFLTHCGWNSTLEGICAGVPLVTWPLFGDQFLNEKPVSDVLRIGVSVGAEVPLKWGEEEKRGVMVKKDDIKRAICMVMDDEEGKERRERVCKLSEMGKRAVEEGGSSHLDVTLLIQDIMQQTNTKEDESLSDV